A part of Desulfobacter sp. genomic DNA contains:
- a CDS encoding OmpA family protein, translating into MKNAVLLFAIIFLCACGSKTTVILLPEEDGRTGKVVVKNQASETVLDQPYTCTDVSSAQSALETKPVARETVSSSFKELFRAEPPKPVHFILYFKHNTTTLTDDSLKLIPRVIETAREREPSQISVIGHTDTKGSAKHNIQLSMERAKVVADHLKSSGIELKNLSVTSHGENELLVPTADNVSEPKNRRVEIMVR; encoded by the coding sequence ATGAAAAATGCCGTACTGCTGTTCGCTATTATCTTTTTGTGTGCCTGCGGTTCAAAAACAACGGTTATCCTGCTGCCGGAAGAGGACGGCCGGACCGGCAAAGTAGTCGTGAAAAACCAGGCATCCGAAACCGTTCTGGACCAACCCTATACATGCACCGACGTCAGCAGTGCGCAATCGGCACTGGAAACCAAACCCGTCGCCCGGGAAACGGTCAGCAGTTCATTTAAAGAACTCTTTAGGGCCGAGCCCCCCAAGCCGGTTCATTTTATCCTTTACTTTAAACATAATACCACCACCCTCACCGATGACAGCCTTAAACTGATTCCCCGGGTAATTGAGACGGCCAGGGAGAGGGAACCCTCCCAGATCAGTGTCATCGGCCATACCGACACCAAAGGCTCTGCCAAGCATAATATCCAACTTTCCATGGAACGGGCAAAGGTGGTGGCAGACCACCTGAAATCCTCGGGAATAGAACTCAAAAATCTTTCCGTTACCTCCCACGGGGAAAATGAGCTGCTGGTGCCCACGGCGGATAATGTATCCGAGCCTAAAAACAGGCGGGTGGAAATCATGGTCAGATAA
- a CDS encoding FecR domain-containing protein, whose translation MKRFVTWFIALCLILTCSPLPAAETAGLLKTASGDVRIQRGEDMISAQKGSDLMARDTVITGQKSYAGVIFNDGTLFTMGPNTRFTLKQYRFEPKHQAYDFSMYLEQGSGLYQSGKIGKLAPEAVSLSTPKATVGIRGTRFIIKIDE comes from the coding sequence ATGAAACGTTTCGTAACCTGGTTCATTGCCCTGTGTCTGATTCTCACCTGTTCGCCCCTGCCTGCTGCAGAAACCGCGGGGCTGCTCAAAACCGCCTCGGGCGACGTCCGGATACAGAGGGGAGAGGACATGATCAGCGCACAAAAAGGAAGCGACCTGATGGCAAGGGATACCGTCATCACAGGGCAGAAAAGCTATGCCGGTGTGATATTCAATGACGGCACCCTGTTTACCATGGGACCCAATACCCGGTTTACACTCAAACAATACCGATTCGAACCCAAACACCAGGCCTATGACTTTTCCATGTACCTTGAACAGGGATCCGGACTTTACCAGTCCGGAAAAATCGGGAAACTTGCCCCCGAAGCCGTGAGTTTATCCACGCCCAAAGCCACCGTCGGCATCAGGGGCACCCGGTTCATCATCAAAATCGACGAATAA
- a CDS encoding MarR family transcriptional regulator produces MEKKVSEVPDCTVFLLGKAYQKAHGDFKKYLKPFGLTNMQHLVLEGLWYEEGLTASELGRLLILDKATLSGVLDRMADGGWIVKKQDPHDRRVNRIFPSEKANQMKTELIDVRKKANEALLSGFTSEEQVLLKRFLRDLVYD; encoded by the coding sequence ATGGAAAAAAAAGTCAGCGAGGTGCCGGATTGCACGGTTTTTCTGCTGGGAAAGGCCTACCAGAAGGCCCACGGGGATTTTAAAAAATACCTTAAGCCCTTCGGTCTGACCAATATGCAGCATCTGGTGCTGGAAGGGCTGTGGTACGAAGAGGGACTCACCGCCTCTGAGCTGGGACGCCTTTTGATTCTGGACAAGGCGACCCTGTCCGGGGTGCTGGACCGGATGGCCGACGGCGGATGGATCGTTAAAAAGCAGGATCCCCATGACCGGCGGGTGAACCGGATTTTTCCCTCAGAAAAGGCCAACCAAATGAAAACCGAACTGATTGATGTGAGAAAAAAAGCCAATGAGGCGCTGCTGTCAGGATTTACATCCGAGGAACAGGTGCTGCTCAAGCGGTTTTTAAGGGATTTGGTATACGACTAA
- a CDS encoding acyl-CoA/acyl-ACP dehydrogenase: protein MLLLNPRNYQDRNYPDKRSKEIMVKTIEWFESKGMKQMKEDYRSREFTYDFAEFIKKEGIFETLFLPSGYGEQDQYYSTYRMYEFSEICGFYGTAYWYMYHVSTLGLDPVFLGDNEAFKHKAVEKLRENPLCAFGLSEQEHGADIYSSSMRLYPQEDGTYLARGSKYYIGNGNEAGIITVFGKVDGTDDYVFFAVDSSHEKYECVQNVIWAQNYVSEFNLHDYPITEDDILSRGPKAWDDMLNTINICKFNIGSGATGIVTHSFYEALNHAAKRNLYGKYVTEFTHVKKLFVDAYSRLAAMKLFGLRATDYMRCANENDKRYLLYNPIMKMKVALQGEEVHELLWDIIAARGFEKDLYFEQAVIELRGFPKLEGTRHVNMALIVKLIPSYFFNPGEFEEVPRLNGPENDDYLFKQGPTRGYAKTQFHNYRLAYDSKDLPNINIFKEQIKAYEEFLMASGLELKDQMMNDFDYLLAVGELFTLVAYGQLIIESAAIEKIDDAVLDQIFDFMVRDFSDYGLELYGKPSSSEAQQAACLKMIKRPDANPERFDAVLNDHVYSLIDAYEMNP from the coding sequence ATGCTGTTATTAAACCCCAGAAACTACCAGGACAGAAACTACCCGGACAAACGCTCAAAGGAGATCATGGTGAAAACCATTGAGTGGTTCGAGTCCAAGGGAATGAAACAGATGAAAGAGGATTACCGGTCAAGGGAATTTACCTATGACTTTGCCGAATTCATCAAAAAGGAAGGGATTTTCGAAACCCTGTTCCTGCCCAGCGGATACGGTGAGCAGGACCAGTATTACAGCACCTACCGCATGTACGAATTTTCGGAAATCTGCGGGTTCTACGGTACGGCATACTGGTATATGTACCATGTTTCCACCCTGGGGCTGGATCCGGTGTTCCTGGGGGACAACGAGGCCTTCAAGCACAAGGCGGTTGAAAAACTCAGGGAGAACCCGCTGTGCGCCTTCGGCCTCTCCGAGCAGGAACACGGGGCCGACATCTATTCTTCTTCAATGCGCCTTTATCCCCAGGAGGACGGCACCTACCTGGCCAGGGGCTCCAAGTACTACATCGGCAACGGCAACGAGGCCGGCATTATCACCGTTTTTGGCAAGGTGGACGGCACAGATGACTATGTTTTCTTTGCCGTGGATTCAAGCCACGAAAAATACGAATGCGTCCAGAATGTGATCTGGGCCCAGAACTATGTATCGGAGTTCAACCTCCACGATTACCCCATCACCGAGGACGACATCCTCTCCCGGGGCCCCAAGGCCTGGGACGACATGCTCAACACCATCAATATCTGCAAGTTTAACATCGGCTCCGGCGCCACGGGTATCGTCACCCATTCCTTTTACGAGGCCCTGAACCATGCCGCCAAGCGGAATCTCTACGGCAAATACGTCACTGAATTCACCCATGTGAAAAAACTCTTTGTGGATGCCTACAGCCGCCTGGCCGCCATGAAGCTTTTCGGGCTGAGGGCCACGGATTATATGAGGTGCGCCAATGAAAACGACAAGCGCTACCTGCTCTACAACCCCATCATGAAGATGAAGGTGGCGCTGCAGGGCGAAGAGGTCCACGAGCTGCTCTGGGACATCATTGCGGCCAGGGGATTTGAAAAGGATCTCTACTTTGAGCAGGCCGTGATTGAGCTGCGCGGCTTCCCCAAACTGGAAGGGACCCGCCACGTGAACATGGCCCTCATTGTCAAGCTCATCCCCTCCTACTTTTTCAACCCCGGCGAATTTGAAGAAGTGCCCCGGCTCAACGGACCGGAAAACGACGACTACCTGTTCAAACAGGGCCCCACCCGCGGCTATGCCAAAACCCAGTTCCATAATTACAGGCTGGCCTACGACAGCAAGGACCTGCCCAATATCAACATCTTTAAGGAGCAGATCAAGGCCTATGAAGAATTCCTCATGGCCTCGGGCCTGGAACTCAAAGACCAGATGATGAACGATTTTGATTATCTGCTGGCCGTGGGCGAATTGTTCACCCTGGTGGCCTATGGGCAGCTCATCATTGAAAGTGCCGCCATTGAGAAGATTGATGATGCGGTACTGGACCAGATCTTTGATTTCATGGTCAGGGATTTTTCCGACTACGGCCTGGAACTTTACGGCAAGCCCAGCAGCTCCGAGGCCCAGCAGGCCGCCTGCCTGAAAATGATCAAGCGGCCCGATGCCAACCCCGAGCGGTTCGATGCCGTGTTGAATGATCATGTCTACTCCCTGATTGACGCCTATGAAATGAATCCTTAA
- a CDS encoding TetR/AcrR family transcriptional regulator, whose product MVNAKKDENRRQLFKEALVLFADYGYKKTTVEDVARALGMTKGNLYFYVKNKKDLYRQTIQWALGRWQDSVRRAVARERTADNKFRAMGTAALAYIEGDTPFRRLLAKDPDILTLDRKKDRFPEANAAAMDIIREILDQGMAEGIFRVADPDATVRYLFSIYMMFLIQTYVYLDLKDFGQMFDAALELNLGGLMQSSSHP is encoded by the coding sequence ATGGTAAATGCCAAAAAAGACGAAAATCGGCGGCAGCTTTTTAAAGAAGCCCTCGTACTCTTTGCTGACTACGGGTATAAAAAGACCACGGTGGAGGATGTGGCCCGGGCCCTGGGCATGACCAAGGGCAACCTTTATTTTTATGTCAAAAACAAGAAGGACCTCTACCGCCAGACCATCCAATGGGCACTGGGGCGTTGGCAGGATTCTGTCCGGCGGGCCGTGGCCAGGGAACGTACAGCGGACAATAAGTTCAGGGCAATGGGGACGGCGGCCCTGGCCTATATCGAAGGGGACACCCCCTTTCGCAGACTGCTGGCCAAAGATCCTGATATTCTGACCCTGGACAGGAAAAAGGATCGGTTCCCCGAAGCCAATGCCGCTGCCATGGATATCATACGGGAGATTCTGGACCAGGGAATGGCAGAGGGAATCTTCCGGGTTGCCGACCCGGACGCCACCGTTAGGTACCTGTTCAGCATATATATGATGTTTCTCATCCAGACCTATGTCTATCTGGATCTCAAGGATTTTGGACAGATGTTCGATGCCGCACTGGAACTGAATCTCGGGGGGCTTATGCAGTCCTCCAGCCACCCATAA
- the bioB gene encoding biotin synthase BioB, giving the protein MISYTDIAQKICHDGMACDKDMAMALAAAPEDRAFRLMAGADLIRRHYFQSGVHLCAINNAKSGKCSEDCRFCAQSHAYGTGIDTYPLKAEDDLCRALDGMAATPVHRYSLVTSGRRLSGSGVDRIARAVSKAAHHPQEYCASLGILDKEDFETLKSAGITRYHHNLETSRSHFDRICTTHTYDQRIETIKCARTAGLSICSGGIFGIGETMAQVVELALDLKALDVDALPLNFLSPVQGTPLAGQEPLSPLACLKIIALFRYMLPDKEIIVCGGRLNNLKELHPLVFFAGASGLMTGNYLTTAGNQMEMDTAMISRLGLTLRETVPGL; this is encoded by the coding sequence ATGATCTCTTATACCGATATTGCACAAAAAATATGCCATGACGGCATGGCCTGCGACAAAGACATGGCAATGGCCCTGGCCGCCGCACCTGAAGACCGGGCCTTCCGTCTCATGGCCGGAGCCGACCTCATCCGCCGCCATTATTTTCAATCCGGGGTTCACCTGTGTGCCATCAACAATGCCAAATCAGGAAAATGCTCCGAGGACTGCCGGTTCTGCGCCCAGTCCCATGCCTATGGCACCGGCATTGACACCTACCCCCTCAAGGCGGAGGATGATCTCTGCCGGGCCCTGGACGGGATGGCCGCCACGCCGGTCCACAGGTATTCCCTGGTGACCAGCGGCAGACGGCTCTCCGGAAGCGGTGTGGACCGCATCGCCCGGGCCGTTTCCAAGGCCGCACACCACCCCCAGGAATACTGCGCCTCACTGGGCATTTTGGATAAAGAAGATTTTGAAACGCTGAAATCCGCCGGAATTACCCGGTACCACCACAACCTGGAAACCAGCCGCAGCCATTTTGACCGCATCTGTACCACCCACACCTACGACCAGCGCATTGAAACCATAAAATGCGCCCGGACCGCAGGCCTGTCCATCTGTTCCGGCGGTATCTTCGGCATCGGCGAAACCATGGCACAGGTGGTGGAACTGGCCCTGGATCTGAAAGCGCTGGATGTGGATGCCCTGCCCCTTAATTTCCTTTCCCCGGTCCAGGGAACGCCCCTGGCCGGCCAGGAACCGCTCTCCCCCCTTGCCTGCCTGAAAATTATCGCCCTGTTCAGATACATGCTGCCGGACAAGGAAATCATTGTCTGCGGGGGCAGGCTGAACAATTTAAAAGAACTCCACCCCCTGGTCTTTTTCGCAGGGGCATCAGGGCTGATGACGGGCAATTACCTGACCACGGCAGGCAATCAGATGGAGATGGATACGGCCATGATCTCCCGGCTGGGGCTGACCCTCCGGGAGACCGTACCGGGCCTTTAG